The Salmo salar chromosome ssa02, Ssal_v3.1, whole genome shotgun sequence genome segment gagagaatacatacaggagaaaagctgtttcactgctcccagtgtggtaaGAGTTTTAACCAGAAAGGATACCTGAAACAACACgcgagaatacacacaggggagaagccttaccactgctcccagtgtggaaagagttttaaccaAAAAGCCCACCTGAAccaacatgagagaatacacacaggagagaagccttaccactgctcccagtttGGAACGGGTTTTAGCCAGTTAAAGGaccatgagagaatacacacaggggagaagcctcaccactgctctcagtgtggaaagagttttacaatGATGGGGAGCTTGAAAATACATGAGAGGATGCATACAGGAGAAAAGccgtaccactgctcccagtgtggaaagagttttacagcGTTAGGGAGCCTGAAAATACATGCGAGAATGCATACAGGAGAAAAGCCGTAccactgctcccactgtggaaagagttttacccactTAAGTAACCTGAAAACAcacgagagaatacacacaggggagaagccttaccactgctcccagtgtagaAAGCGTTTTACCCACTTGTGTAACCTGAAAACCCATgagcgaatacacacaggggagaagccttaccactgctcccagtgtgaaaagagcgtgtgcaaagctgtcatcaaggcaaatggtggctactttgaagaatctcaaatataaatatattttgatttgtttaacactttttggttactacaagattccatatgtgtaatttcatagttttgactggtattgtaagtattcagcccctttactcagtactttgttgaagcacctttggcagcaattacagccttgagtcttcttgggtatgacgctacaagcttggtacacctgtatttggggattttctccaattcctctctacagatcctctcaagctccgtcaggttggatggggagcattgctgcacacctattttcaggtctctccagagatgttagatcgggttcaagtccgggctctggttgggccactcaaggacattcagagacttgtcccgatgccactcctgcgttgtcttggctgtgtgcttaggttcattgtcctgttggatggtgaacctttgtcccagtctgaagtcctgagcactctggagcaggttttcatcaaggatctctctgtactttgctcagttcatctttgcctcgattttgacttgtctcccagtccctgccgctgaaaaacatccccacagcatgatgctgccaccaccatgcttcaccttagggatggtgccaggtttcctccagacgtgacacttggcattcaggccaaagagttcaatcttggtttcatcataccagagaatgttgtttctcatggtctgagagttttaggtgtgttttggcaaactccaagctggctgtcatgtgctgTCATGTCatgtttactgaggagtggcttccgtctggccactctaccataatggcctgattggtggagtgctgcagagatggtagtCCTTCTAACCATTctgttcttgttcacctccctgaccaaggccattctcccccgattgctcagtttggccaggcagccagctctaaatcaaatcaaatgttttattggtcactaacacatggttagcagatgttattggtcactaacacatggttagcagatgttattgcgagtgtcgtgaaatgcttgtgttctagTTCAGAAGTAATCAAACAATTAATCAAACAATTCCACAACTTccgaatacacacaaatctaagtaaagggatgggataagaatatatacatataaaatatatggattagctatgaccgagcggcataggcaagatgcaatagatggtatgaaatgagtaatgcgagatatgtaaacattattaaagtgacccatgatttcaagtctgtatgtaggcagcagcctctctgttagtgatggctgtttaacagtctgatggccttgagatagaagctgtttttccagCCTCttggtctcagctttgatgcacctgtactgacttcgccttctggatggtagcggagtgaacaggcagtggctcgtgtggttgttgtccttgatgatctttttttggccttcttgtgacattgggtgctgtaggtgtcctggagggcaggtagtttacctAATTTTCTGAATCACCATCATCAGTGACCTTGCTGCCGTGGTAGAGGAATTCTTTAACTTCCTCCACCACTTCTTGTGACATcgtgtgctgtaggtgtcctggcggGCGGGTTGTCAGTGACCTTGCTGCCATGGGTAGAGGAATTCTTTAACTTCCTCCACCACTTTTCCCTTTATGTTCacatgtgagtcatttagcagattctcttatccagagagacttacagtactgagtcatttagcagattctcttatctagagagacttacagtactgagtcatttagcagacactcttatccagagtgacttacagtagtgagtgcatatattttcgtactggtccccctgtgggaatcgaaccctcaACACTGGCGTTGCGTGCGTGGTActactaccaactgagccacactggacCGTGTTAACGGGTGTGTCTGTTTTATGGGTTTTTTCTTCATGAGCTTGGTTTTCTTTAATTGATTTTCAAACCAATTTGGAGGGATGTGTTTGAGCTTGTCAACTTTTTTCTTGCTGGAGAGCAGGGTCATCTGCACAATCCAGGTCTTCCAGGGTTGAGGTGATCTGGTCCATCTGATGCCCCTCATCCCATTTTTTAGGGTCTGTGTCATAAACCAGTCATTGGGTTGGAGGGGGGGGGGATGCAGCCTTGCTTAACACCAGTGTTGACTCTGAAACGGTTGATTACATGTCCATTACAGACAACTTGGCAGCAGAAATCGGTGTAGAAAGTCTTAATGATGTTGACTATTTTGGGAGGGATTCCATAGTGGCAAAGTGTTTTCTATAGGGCTATTCGGGGGGGTTGTCTTTCAGATTTTATACACCTGATGCGTTCCTTGACATCTTTCCATTGTTCTATTGTCTTTCTATTGTCTTCCAGAACTGTCTTGCCAGCCTCTTCCATTGGCTGGTTCAAAGAGTAGGTGGTCCTCTCCACTTCCTTGTGGAGGACGGTTAAATCTATTGTTTAGAGATGATGTTAGAACTGACGCTCGGCCTCTGGGTGTTTCAACTTGGCAGAGTCTAAACCGGTTGTTCTTTAGAGACATTTTCCTGATCAGCAGACTGTGGTCACTGCTTACATCTGCCTCTCTTTTGCTCCTATCTTTAAGGGAGGGTTTTTTAAGGGAGTGTGTTTTTGCTCATGCCACATGAaaatgaattatatatatatgaaatctAATTCTATATCTGACATCTAATTATATCTCTGACATCTAATTCCATATATGAAATCTAGACCTAATTTTGTTTCATGTCGAGACATGATCATATCTAAAATAAGATTTGGATAATGAATGTGTATTTTGTTTTGATTATGAACTTTGAGTGATTGGATATAAACCCTTAGATGCTCATTGTATGATTTGGATATAAACCCTTAATGTTCATCATTTGGATATTTAAAAATGCAAATTAACAAATAGATTAATATaatttaaattgtatttattcTAACCTTGAAACCTTGCAAATTTAGTCGTTGAGTTTCATTGAGTTAATTTGTGTAACTTGTCATCAAGCTCAAGGTGTATGAAAATGTTATGACGTTATGAGTTGTTGTTGATCTAAAAAAActcactacctcatgaatgttcccatcagtattattaaaacactcactacctcatgaatgttcccatcagtattattaaaatactcACTACCTCAATGTTcgcatcagtattattaaaacactcactcatgaatcgcactgctttgctttatcttggccaggtcgcagttgtaaataagaaattggtctcaactagcctacctggtgaaataaaaaatacattaaaaaaattcccatcagtattattaaaacactcactacctcatgaatgttcccatcagtattattaaaacactcactacctcatgaatgttcccatcagtattattaaaacactcactacctcatgaatgttcccatcagtattattaaaacactcactacctcatgaatgttcccatcagtattattaaaacactcactacctcatggatgttcccatcagtattattccaTGTCAGATAAAATAATGTGCTGATTGTAAAAAGGATTAGATTGTCTGAGTAGAATTAAAATATGAAATGCCCCTAATAAGACGTTCATTATAAAATGTATAGAAATAGAAGTACATCATGTAGGCACATTAGGGGTTAGGTGCTTATTGTGATGTCcgtttgactgactgactgtttttcATAGTCAGTGCATATTTTATTAATGAATGACAAACAAATGGTTCTCTTTGTACGTTTCCAAATAATAACAATTATTTGATGAAATAAGTTAAAAATTAACTTTTGGTCtgaaaatataatacaaaatgtTACCAACTACGTTATCCACTCTAGACAGCAGATGTCAATGTGCGTCTTTCAGTCGATGCCGTCAGCGTGACTAATAATCTAGTAGACATGACTCGTCAACCAACAACAACCAGGGTTGCCATGTTCGAAATTTTCTAGACAAATTGTGCTACATTGAAAACGATGTGGTgggtgaaaatgtattggtcgcGGATCGCAGATTTTGGGCCACTTCTAATTTGCACAGCGGCCGCTgtgacctgctgctgctgctgactcaGGCAGTCTGTTGCTGAGTGAATGAATGTTGGGAGGGGGGGGACTGAGCgctttttattttactgtttatttaactcggcaagtcagttaattaagtcgtatttacaatgacggcctacttatAAACCCCACCGGGAAAAtcctccctaacccggatgacgctgggccaattgtgcgccgcccgatgggactcctgatcacggccggttgtgatacagcccgggatcgaacccggggctgcagtgacgcctctagcactgcatcGCTGCACCACTCTGGAGCTGAGTCACGTGAGTGAGAATAGAGAGCAGCACGCTCACGTCGTGACAACTTTTTTACCAGTTGTCATTATGGAGACCTATTTCCAACCCTTTTCCGTAAAACATTATTGCGCTAGAACTGATTCGCATCAAGAAATAGTGGCGACAAAGCACAGGAAAAACAACTTTAGGCGCTCTAGAGCTCATTTAGA includes the following:
- the LOC106595142 gene encoding zinc finger protein 239-like, whose protein sequence is MRVFQEKDQTPRNQSQRCPNQCGKSFKHLRNLKTHERIHTQEKPYHCSQCGTGCNRLRDLKQHERIHTGEKPYHCSQRGKRFTQLCNLKTHERIHTGEKCYHCSQCGKSYTTFGSLKIHERIHTGEKLFHCSQCGKSFNQKGYLKQHARIHTGEKPYHCSQCGKSFNQKAHLNQHERIHTGEKPYHCSQFGTGFSQLKDHERIHTGEKPHHCSQCGKSFTMMGSLKIHERMHTGEKPYHCSQCGKSFTALGSLKIHARMHTGEKPYHCSHCGKSFTHLSNLKTHERIHTGEKPYHCSQCRKRFTHLCNLKTHERIHTGEKPYHCSQCEKSVCKAVIKANGGSVS